The genomic region ACAACTTTGTTTAGTTAAATTTTCTCCCGAAAGCAACAGAAGCTCAgagtgttagcttagcttgttagcttgcaGCAGACAGACAGTGTTTCTGATGGAGTCGAGTGAAAACCTCGGATGTTCAAAGCCTTGGAGAAACGTGAGCTAACAGAGATGGAGGAACCGACACACAGTGAGCGGATGGACTCTCAGCTGGATGGTAATTTAGCGCTTCAGTTCTGTAAATGTTTAGCATTCAGGAAAtaacctgcaaaaacacaagacagaAGTGGACAAAATGTCGATGCTTGTTTTCATAAAGCTGAAAGTGGTTTTATAAATAGTGAGACAGACAGAAATTAGCGACAGTCTGAGTCACAGCAGGATCTATTTAACCATAGCCAGGATTATAAAGAagtaatacttttaaaaaaaagctatagatataataaaaaatgcaagttCTTGcagtatttcctttttttcatgtAATAATTGAATTTTCACAACAGAATGACACTTAAAGTAGCGTCATTGTGTTGACGCTACTTTAAGTGTCTATTTGTTTTTAGATCCATTTTCTGCTCAGGCTggaaattttgattttcttttttcttccttttaatatataattttccacaaataacaTCCCATTGCAGAAAATGTATCCATCCTCTTAttgcaaaatatttctttagtttaaaaatgtaaaaatataaataaatttgtggatttttaaaataacaaatttacaATAGAATATATTCCTAACAAAAGCAGTCTTTTTTCAAAAGTCTGTGTGACATTTTTGGctctaaatgtgttttatctAGCTGGGCTGAGGgtaaaaatggctctttgggTTGTAAAGGCTGCAGGACCCCTGGTTTAATTTATAAGagtcacaaagaacaaaaacaatattttcctttGCAAGTGACGAAATAAGACAATCAAAACTaccacaaaataaactaaatacagCCTCACGCTTTAAGCTGTTCATGAATTTAATCCAAATTTATGGccaattttaagtaaaattattaatgataatacaaattccttttatttaattttaacagtAGTTTTTGCCCTTTtaactataaaaacaacaacagaaactaCCCACTTGATCCTGATTGAAAGTTTACATATCTTAATTCTTCTTATTATGTATTGTCCTCAGCATGAACAGCAGCTTGAGGTCATTTCTGGTAGTTAAAGAAAACTGGATGAGTCTGGATGGGTTTGTAATCAGATGGTAAAGcttcatgaaaaaaacattcagtttctatAAATTGTTGGTTTCCTTTGCAGGAGTCTGAGATGGCCAgttcagatcttctgcttggtCCTGTATACTTGATTATAGTTGCATTGGAATGTTACAACTATATATACTAGACAGCTTTTGTACCGATTAGTTACAATACTTCTTTTGATATCATGCTGGCGTCAACCTACCAACTTATTTAATTAAGTTCCCTTTGTCTCTGGAGCTCATATGTCCTCAAAACGTCAATAATCCACCTCCTTGTTGCGTTTATTGTTATGGCTGTAAAGCTTGTTGTAATCTGGATTTGATCttcctttgtatttttgttttatttgtgagcTTCCTGTAACTttcctgtgtttctgtttcctgcagATGTGCAGAAGGTGTTGGTTTTAAAAGAGGAGCTTCCTGCTGAGGAGGAGAACTGGAGTCACAACCTGGATCAGAAACACTCACAGATCAAACAGGAACAGGAGGAGAATGAGATTACAGAGTTTATATTCAATCCTGTGAAGAGTGAAGACGATGAAGAGAAACCTCAGCTTCACTGCCAATCTGAGAAGAAGAGAGACAGAGGTTCAGAATTAGGTCATGCAGATTCTTCTGAGACAGACGTCAGCGATGGAAACTGGGAGGAGAGCGGTGAAACTCCATCTCATTTAGACTCTTTAGGGAACAATAAATTTCCTGTAAGTGAAAAAGGCAAGCAGCTCCATAGCTGCAGTGAATGTGGGAAAGCATTTAACCAAAAGTCTGATTTGTTGAGGCACAACAGagttcacacaggagagaaacctttCAGCTGCTCCATCTGCAATGCCTCTTTTACATGGAAACATGTGTTAGTGCAACACCTGAGGACACACAGTGGAGAAAAACCGTTCAGCTGTGTTGTTTGTGGTCAGacatttagaaagaaagaaactttaACTTACCACATGAGGTGTCACAGTGACGAGAAACCTTTTAGCTGCTCTGTTTGTCTGCAAGCCTTCAGCAGGAAGGAGAGCGTAAATCGGCACATGACGTGTCACAGCGAGGACAAACCTTTCAGCTGCTCCATCTGCGGACAAAGGTTCAAAAGGAAGGAAAGTGAAACCCGACATAAGAGATGTCATTCGAAAGATAAACCTTTCAGCTGCTCCGTCTGTCGCAGGAACTTCCAATCCAGGAGAACCTTGAAAGAACACACTAAGATCCACTCAGAGAACAGACCCTCAAATGTTCTGTCTGTGAcgctgcttttaaaaaaaagagaacattgtCAGAACACGCAAGAATCCATACAGGAGAAAAGCCTTGCAGCTGTCGGATCTGCGGCCAAAGCCTCAGTTCCAAGTCATACCTAACTGTTCACATGAGAagtcacacaggagagaaaccttACAGCTGTTCTGTCTGTAAGGCCActttcaaatggaaaaaaaccttTGTAAGACACTCAAGGGTCCATTCAGGTCAATAATGAAATCCTTCAGAATGGTAGTGTTCATGTTGGTAGCAGCTTTAATACATCAAAATACTTGAAGAAGTGTTATTTCCGTAAACCTTAGAGGaaatttccccccaaaaatgatcatgtgaagcactttgaactgacttgttgctgaaatttcctatttaaataaacttgacttgatttAAAATTGGTGTTTTAGCAAAACTACAACCCCAAACACACCAGTAAGTGGTTCCACATGTTACAAATTCCAGAAGTTGATCAATTTTGTGTTacacaaattcaaatcagtgatcagtattttgtattaatatttttaatgtctttattgAGAGCAAAGTTGAGCCAAAGTCAGATATTTGTTGGTGTGTAAAGTTGTTGAATAAagctgattattattataatgtaactaaatatttgcttGGTTTTATCACAGAGAAGTTAAATATTGTAAAACGTCcagattttacaataaatgtgaagaaaaatattgaCTGATGTTTATCTCTCTTCCTGTGTGGACTGAGACGGTTTCTTCATGTTGTGGTTTAGTTTAGAGCATGCCGGTTTCCCAGTGGTTTGAGTGCTTGGAATTAAAAGCAGTATAAGAGTTTTAATCACTTTAAACAATGTGTTTAGAAGTATCTCATATGCAAGCACATAGGACCTTTTCAGGCAAATTGATCAACTTATGAGTTTCTTATTTCCTGCCATTTTCAGGTTTGACCTTATTGACTTGTTTTTTAACAACATTGTTGGAATAGACCAATAACAGATCCGACTTGCTTggttaagtttttaaaataagtttttatgaTGTACAGAGGCAACATGTGTCAAAGAGCTAACAAAGTGACCTAGATAGAACATGTCCAAAgaactttcctttttttagaagataagaaaaaaatttggatACAGAATTTTTTGAGCTTCCTTCCCAAGTTCAATTATTGTTAAAGTGACGCCTAAATATGTTAATCAATTAATGATTTCAACCTGCTTAGTATCATTTTGTCTTCTAATACTCTAAAGTAAATAATGTAATTCCTCTGTATGCTGTGATTTGAGTGTAACATCTCGAGAAaagatgcttttatttattactagAATGTTTGAAATTTCACCAAATTCTGATTAACACTATATAATcctcatttttgtttatgtttaaagaGTTTTCTATAACGCATTATTAGCTCTAAGACCtgtactgtcactttaaaagaGCGCATTGTTATGACGTCAGTGCTCTTTACCTGAGACGAGGTAAAGTCTCCTTGTTCTTCTTGAGCTCACGTTTTATGTAAATGTGACCACACGCAGTTGTGAGTGTTTATATatgttaaaacacaaagaggagTCATTTAGCTGACGTCACAAGTACATTTCC from Xiphophorus couchianus chromosome 13, X_couchianus-1.0, whole genome shotgun sequence harbors:
- the LOC114155673 gene encoding zinc finger protein 90 homolog, with product MFKALEKRELTEMEEPTHSERMDSQLDDVQKVLVLKEELPAEEENWSHNLDQKHSQIKQEQEENEITEFIFNPVKSEDDEEKPQLHCQSEKKRDRGSELGHADSSETDVSDGNWEESGETPSHLDSLGNNKFPVSEKGKQLHSCSECGKAFNQKSDLLRHNRVHTGEKPFSCSICNASFTWKHVLVQHLRTHSGEKPFSCVVCGQTFRKKETLTYHMRCHSDEKPFSCSVCLQAFSRKESVNRHMTCHSEDKPFSCSICGQRFKRKESETRHKRCHSKDKPFSCSVCRRNFQSRRTLKEHTKIHSENRPSNVLSVTLLLKKREHCQNTQESIQEKSLAAVGSAAKASVPSHT